One window of Trichoderma breve strain T069 chromosome 3, whole genome shotgun sequence genomic DNA carries:
- a CDS encoding fungal specific transcription factor domain-containing protein has protein sequence MPSPDSSHNSNEGRRVHGHRPPTAKRNLCVYCTRSFKRAEHLQRHIRTHTKDKPYVCQCGNAFARRDLLTRHERLSHGHSSSHQGIQESADYQDSTGDAVAQSLTEARSVVGVPVSNWTAPNSNDGIGSQWPQREQTETTYQNFSDDVLGTLSRTTRPVHSVSDGAVADQQYGQSMPRHDGDTPLNPGLPAEWTPPDFTHEVNTNGVDDEGHDKRESNNPRSTNDESCPGSPFGSWPPSVPQGDHPLTSISDTDPHDSNFKTYSLRVDSDIRARFNASLEKYHDIIPDFVLPSRHTLTRYIKSFFGGFHSHLQFLHAPTFRPGNCPIELILALCATGAHRFIQQPSGPHSSTVGSSNSEHPNSTPYKEMDTIRCLLILMGYATWEDSELLHEALNLQSLLVHRLREVGLRETVENDSGSANLSWTEWSEQESVRRTKLVSFTFIHVHSIAYNVYPALRSNEIYLRLPCSTREWNAQTAAQWQAARRDVKAEQLHYQDALSRLLTNSGSNAHINPTPAPLGNYILLHGLLQRLHLIRELSLSTLDYSTALPDEELNKIERALRSWTLVWKQAPESSLDPSNENGPIPFTSSALLGLAYIRACINLGPHRALETRDPLLIAAAIAKAPSPSRGRFLIPALIYSTHALSIPVRLGIDSVARSQAFFWSVRHCLSSLECAVFLSKWLCSLSQPHNPQFLTENENRILRWVNAIVQEAKSYLDIDKADIGLDIDISRPHTLGLAVSRLWARLFMHNVQWPFINIIGQGLQKYAETLQAG, from the exons ATGCCATCTCCAGACTCCAGTCACAACTCCAACGAGGGTCGCCGAGTCCATGGCCACCGCCCACCAACAGCCAAGAGAAATCTATGTGTATATTGCACACGGAGTTTCAAGCGCGCTGAACACCTACAGCGCCACATTCGCACTC ACACCAAGGATAAGCCATATGTCTGTCAATGTGGTAACGCTTTCGCACGCCGTGACTTGCTCACTCGACATGAGCGGCTTTCTCATGGACACAGCAGCTCTCACCAAGGGATACAAGAATCTGCCGATTACCAAGACTCGACGGGTGATGCTGTTGCGCAATCACTTACAGAGGCACGAAGTGTAGTCGGCGTTCCAGTATCGAATTGGACTGCACCTAACTCTAATGACGGTATTGGGTCCCAATGGCCGCAGCGGGAGCAGACTGAGACAACTTACCAGAACTTTTCCGATGACGTGCTGGGTACATTATCACGAACCACGAGGCCGGTTCATTCCGTGTCCGATGGGGCAGTGGCTGATCAACAATATGGGCAGTCTATGCCTCGACATGATGGAGATACGCCTTTGAATCCAG GACTTCCGGCAGAGTGGACACCACCCGACTTCACGCATGAAGTCAATACCAATGGGGTTGACGATGAGGGCCATGACAAGAGGGAATCAAATAACCCACGCTCGACGAACGACGAATCCTGCCCTGGTTCTCCTTTTGGCTCATGGCCACCTTCAGTACCACAAGGCGACCACCCTCTTACCTCTATATCAGATACAG ATCCTCATGATTCCAACTTCAAGACATATTCCTTGAGAGTGGATTCCGATATTCGAGCACGTTTCAATGCCTCTCTGGAAAAGTATCACGACATTATCCCAGATTTCGTCTTGCCGTCTAGACATACTCTCACTAGATACATCAAATCTTTCTTTGGGGGAttccattctcatcttcagtTCCTTCATGCTCCAACCTTTCGACCGGGCAATTGCCCCATTGAACTTATCTTAGCCCTGTGCGCTACAGGTGCTCA TCGATTCATTCAGCAGCCTTCTGGCCCTCATTCCTCCACTGTGGGGTCTTCAAATTCGGAGCATCCGAACTCTACACCTTACAAAGAAATGGATACAATCCGCTGTTTATTGATCCTAATGGGCTATGCTACTTGGGAAGATTCAGAGCTGCTTCATGAAGCACTGAACCTCCAGAGTTTACTTGTTCACCGCCTTAGAGAGGTGGGGTTACGAGAAACCGTTGAAAATGATTCAGGCTCTGCAAATTTATCGTGGACTGAATGGTCAGAGCAAGAGTCTGTTCGAAGAACAAAGCTTGTCTCATTCACATTCATCCATGTTCACAGCATCGCATATAACGTTTACCCGGCGCTACGGAGTAATGAGATTTACCTTCGCTTGCCCTGCTCGACAAGAGAATGGAATGCTCAAACTGCTGCTCAGTGGCAAGCTGCACGGCGCGATGTAAAGGCAGAGCAGCTTCATTACCAAGATGCCTTGTCCCGCCTTCTTACAAATTCAGGGAGCAACGCCCACATTAACCCCACGCCTGCACCGCTTGGAAATTACATACTTCTCCATGGACTCCTTCAAAGACTACATCTAATACGAGAACTTTCCCTCTCGACATTAGATTACTCGACGGCATTaccagatgaagaattgaACAAGATTGA ACGGGCGCTTCGATCATGGACTCTGGTCTGGAAACAAGCACCGGAATCCAGCCTCGATCCATCAAACGAGAATGGACCAATTCCATTTACATCAAGtgccctccttggccttgcctATATTCGTGCATGCATCAATTTAGGCCCTCACCGAGCACTTGAGACCCGAGACCCATTGCTAATTGCAGCTGCTATCGCAAAAGCACCATCCCCATCGCGAGGTCGTTTCTTGATCCCCGCCCTAATATACTCTACACATGCGCTGAGCATTCCCGTTCGGCTCGGAATTGACAGTGTTGCGCGTAGTCAAGCATTTTTCTGGAGCGTCCGCCATTGTCTATCCAGCCTCGAATGCGCAGTCTTTTTGAGTAAATGGTTATGTTCATTATCTCAACCACATAATCCTCAATTTTTGACGG aaaatgagAACCGCATCCTCCGCTGGGTCAATGCCATTGTACAAGAAGCAAAATCTTACTTGGATATTGACAAGGCGGATATCGGCTTAGACATCGACATTTCGCGGCCACATACACTTGGTCTGGCAGTCTCAAGGCTTTGGGCTCGTCTCTTTATGCACAATGTGCAATGGCCATTTATCAATATTATTGGCCAGGGTTTGCAGAAATACGCAGAGACTTTACAGGCCGGGTAA
- a CDS encoding short chain dehydrogenase domain-containing protein yields the protein MDLGRFPGVAVITGAGGHGIGAATAQAFAIAGCTNIAITDINASGLLETQESINRVHPGVKLFARAGDIADEAFVESFMDNVLQEFGRIDYAVNCAGILSSPLRSTELSLEEFDRINQVNYRGCWLSSRAQLKRMIKGAIVNVASQLGIVGRHAAREFPPV from the exons ATGGATCTTGGGCGATTTCCGGGGGTGGCGGTAATTACAGGCGCTGGTGGTCATG GAATCGGGGCCGCAACGGCCCAGGCTTTCGCGATAGCAGGCTGTACGAATATAGCTATTACTGATATTAACGCGAGTGGGCTTCTGGAAACACAGGAGAGCATTAATCGTGTGCATCCTGGAGTTAAGCTTTTCGCCAGGGCCGGTGACATTGCTGATGAAGCCTTTGTTGAATCTTTCATGGACAATGTCTTACAGGAGTTTGGCCGCATCGACTATGCTGTCAACTGTGCCGGAATACTAAGCTCTCCTCTTCGTTCTACCGAACTTTCCCTTGAAGAGTTTGACCGGATTAATCAGGTCAATTATAGAGGCTGCTGGCTAAGCTCGAGGGCACAGTTGAAGCGCATGATCAA AGGAGCGATTGTCAATGTTGCAAGTCAGCTTGGTATCGTGGGACGCCATGCTGCACGTGAGTTTCCCCCCGTCTAA
- a CDS encoding NADH:flavin oxidoreductase / NADH oxidase family domain-containing protein has translation MAPLTRFRADADHVQLPQALEYYSQRASVPGTLIITEATLISEAHSGFPNAPGLWTEAQIKSWKVITDAVHDRRCTIFCQLIAPGRAAALNPSDGGARQLLSSSATPMTEGEDSDAPLEMTPEQIASCISDFTQAAKNAILAGFDGIEIHGANGYLVDQFLQDNCNKRSDQWGGSIENRARFALEITSAIVEAIGAERVGFRISPFSQFQGMRMADPIPQFSFLVESLKRYQLAYLHIIESRVNNNVDIECSDSIKFLLDIWGNTSPIFVAGGYTPENARQAVDGEYKDYDVAVVFGRHFLANPDLPYRIKEGKPLNKYNRAGFYTPLLPEGYIDYPFSPGFVAGRTLSTKGTSLALTH, from the coding sequence ATGGCGCCTCTTACTCGGTTTCGTGCGGACGCCGACCATGTCCAATTGCCCCAAGCCCTGGAATATTATTCACAGCGCGCTTCGGTCCCGGGCACCTTAATTATAACAGAAGCAACGCTGATATCCGAAGCTCATAGTGGCTTCCCCAACGCCCCTGGGCTGTGGACCGAGGCCCAGATTAAGAGTTGGAAGGTTATCACTGATGCTGTGCACGATAGAAGATGCACTATCTTCTGCCAGCTCATTGCACCCGGCCGCGCCGCAGCTTTAAATCCTTCAGATGGAGGAGCTCGCCAACTCTTAAGCTCGAGTGCAACTCCAATGACAGAGGGAGAAGACTCCGATGCTCCCCTGGAGATGACCCCCGAGCAGATTGCATCTTGCATTTCTGATTTCACGCAAGCGGCCAAAAATGCTATCCTGGCTGgatttgatggcattgaaaTCCATGGTGCAAACGGATACCTTGTTGACCAATTCCTTCAAGACAATTGCAACAAGAGAAGTGATCAATGGGGCGGCAGCATTGAGAATCGAGCAAGATTCGCCCTCGAAATCACATCTGCAATTGTGGAAGCAATTGGTGCAGAAAGAGTTGGATTTCGAATTAGTCCGTTCAGTCAATTCCAAGGAATGAGGATGGCCGACCCAATTCCgcaattttcttttcttgtcgaGAGTTTGAAACGATATCAATTAGCATACCTGCACATTATCGAGTCACGCGTGAATAATAACGTGGACATTGAATGTTCGGATAGCATCAAATTCTTATTGGACATTTGGGGCAATACATCGCCGATATTTGTGGCCGGCGGCTATACTCCAGAGAATGCTCGTCAAGCCGTTGACGGAGAGTATAAGGATTATGACGTTGCGGTTGTTTTTGGTCGTCATTTCCTCGCCAACCCAGATCTTCCCTATAGAATAAAGGAAGGCAAGCCGTTGAACAAGTACAATCGCGCGGGCTTTTACACTCCGCTTCTTCCAGAGGGCTACATTGATTATCCATTCAGCCCGGGCTTCGTTGCTGGCAGGACTCTTAGTACCAAGGGCACTTCTCTGGCTTTGACACATTAA
- a CDS encoding amidase domain-containing protein, translating into MSVLFTAISQDNPVQRQDVQKVLDQIGVSLDPEEENDFHALLAAVHDCAEEIQQLPDYQPAPDRVLYPREDVHRPSREEQVFGHAWAYRFLIRGTTGAGSLSGKTVCLKDVIAVADVPQLYGTDIFPPWTPTTDATVVTRVLDAGANVVGTTTCENMCHSTSSFTSAQGTVHNPFAIGYSAGGSTSGGAAIVGGGLADIAIGTDQGGSIRIPSAFCGCVGFKPTHGLVPYTGISSGDAIDDHAGPIAKSVLDVALCLDSISGYDGIDDRSLGAPTHGSTTYAASMQAQHGSLDGFKIGILTEGFSHPIVDQRVKQVVLEAAYKFNSLGATVDEVSIPDHLRGPGLWTIQQRIAGSQNLLGHQHGRRGLYLTELEQCRLPWTTESFRRGFAATKNVIINGLYLADRFPGLYGKATNQGRQLRDAYQKVFEQYDVLLMPTAPIVAPKHGEKSSPMEALKPSMGITINTAVFNVTGHPAMTIPVGLAPSNEEPHLKLPVGMQIVGGLWKEEKVLRAGYAWERVFDWKQEVLN; encoded by the exons ATGTCTGTCCTTTTCACAGCTATCTCTCA GGACAATCCAGTTCAGAGGCAAGATGTCCAGAAAGTCTTAGATCAAATTGGTGTCTCTCTTGAcccggaagaagaaaatgattTCCACGCGCTGCTTGCAGCTGTTCATGACTGTGCAGAGGAGATCCAACAGTTACCAGACTACCAACCTGCTCCAGATAGAGTCCTTTATCCTAGAGAAGATGTACATCGCCCATCTAGAGAAGAGCAAGTTTTCGGACACGCCTGGGCATACAGATTTCTTATACGAGGCACCACTGGAGCTGGGTCTCTAAGCGGAAAAACTGTCTGTCTCAAAGACGTCATTGCAGTCGCTGACGTCCCTCAACTATATGGGACTGACATTTTCCCACCTTGGACGCCCACTACGGACGCAACTGTTGTCACTAGAGTGCTTGATGCCGGCGCAAATGTGGTCGGAACAACTACTTGCGAAAATATGTGTCATTCAACGTCCTCTTTTACAAGCGCCCAGGGCACAGTTCATAACCCCTTTGCTATCGGGTATTCAGCTGGAGGGAGCACGTCTGGAGGCGCTGCAATCGTCGGCGGCGGCCTTGCAGACATTGCGATCGGCACCGATCAAGGTGGTAGCATCCGAATTCCTTCAGCTTTCTGTGGAT GTGTTGGTTTCAAGCCGACGCACGGATTAGTACCATACACGGGCATTAGCAGTGGCGATGCAATTGATGATCACGCTGGTCCCATTGCTAAGAGCGTACTTGATGTAGCACTTTGCCTTGACTCAATCAGCGGATATGACGGAATTGATGATCGATCTTTGGGTGCGCCGACACACGGCTCAACGACCTATGCTGCGTCTATGCAAGCACAGCATGGCTCATTGGACGGCTTCAAAATCGGCATCCTTACTGAAGGTTTCAGCCACCCTATCGTAGATCAAAGGGTTAAGCAAGTAGTCCTTGAGGCGGCCTACAAGTTTAACAGTCTTGGTGCGACAGTCGATGAGGTGTCGATACCTGATCACCTACGCGGCCCAGGACTTTGGACGATTCAGCAGCGCATTGCGGGATCGCAAAATCTTCTTGGACATCAacatggaagaagaggcctGTATCTTACTGAGTTGGAGCAATGCCGGCTCCCCTGGACTACCGAGAGCTTCAGAAGGGGATTTGCAGCCACGAAAaatgtcatcatcaacggGCTATATCTTGCGGACCGTTTTCCGGGTCTTTATGGTAAAGCGACCAACCAGGGACGACAGCTTCGAGATGCATACCAGAAGGTATTTGAGCAATATGATGTGCTTCTCATGCCCACGGCACCGATTGTAGCACCCAAACATGGCGAGAAGAGTTCGCCGATGGAAGCCCTCAAACCCAGCATGGGTATTACCATAAATACTGCGGTATTCAACGTCACTGGTCATCCAGCAATGACTATCCCTGTTGGTCTCGCGCCGTCGAATGAAGAGCCTCATCTAAAACTGCCAGTTGGCATGCAGATTGTTGGTGGACTttggaaggaagagaaagtCCTTCGTGCTGGATATGCATGGGAGAGGGTATTCGATTGGAAGCAAGAGGTTTTGAACTAG
- a CDS encoding major facilitator superfamily domain-containing protein, with translation MTMLGFEQPSKECPTTATIYDGTGTSSDPFIVEFRNGDPGNPMNFSSTKKWVIIFIVTASVFAITLTSSAYSGSANEIVEQFHCSSELFALGISLYVLGFAIGPALWAPLSELYGRRILFITTHTCVVAFVAATAGARSMTQLLVFRFLTGMIGASPLTNSGGVIADMFPAAQRGLAMIFFCAAPFMGPVLGPIIGGFISMNVGWRWVQGVCSIFIGIVWIAGSILVPETYGPVILRERAARLAKETGKSYRSVMQQQNGTVASSELFRKALMRPWVLLFREPIVLIAATYLAIIYGTIYMFMPALPIVYQRGRGWSEGLGGLAFLGLICGMIIGLIYAIIDDNRYKKLGQSATPESRLPQGAVGAVALPVGLFAFAWTNSPSIHWAVSITLSAPFGFGCVLVFLSCLNYLIDSYTIYAASVLGASAMLRAFFGVAFPLFTDQMYDNLGIHWASTIPAFLTLTCLPFPFVMLKFGQTLRLKCKYAQEAANLGARMQAKSDPETSGSE, from the coding sequence ATGACAATGCTAGGCTTTGAACAACCAAGCAAAGAATGTCCCACAACAGCAACTATCTACGATGGAACGGGCACATCCTCTGATCCTTTTATTGTTGAGTTCCGCAATGGTGATCCGGGAAATCCCATGAACTTCTCATCCACCAAGAAATGGGTCATCATATTCATTGTAACCGCCTCGGTATTTGCAATTACGCTCACATCCTCCGCCTACTCTGGCTCGGCAAACGAAATCGTTGAACAATTTCATTGCAGCTCGGAACTTTTTGCTCTCGGAATATCTCTATATGTGCTTGGTTTTGCCATCGGGCCGGCCTTGTGGGCACCCCTTTCGGAGCTGTATGGCAGGAGAATTCTCTTCATCACTACGCATACATGTGTGGTAGCTTTTGTGGCTGCTACAGCTGGGGCAAGATCCATGACCCAGCTCTTAGTCTTCAGGTTTCTTACTGGGATGATTGGCGCATCGCCATTGACCAACTCAGGCGGAGTCATTGCTGATATGTTCCCTGCGGCACAACGGGGGCTGGCAATGATCTTTTTCTGCGCAGCGCCATTTATGGGACCTGTTCTAGGTCCTATTATAGGTGGTTTTATTTCTATGAACGTTGGTTGGAGATGGGTGCAAGGCGTGTGCAGCATCTTCATTGGCATCGTATGGATTGCCGGTTCGATTCTTGTCCCAGAGACATATGGACCAGTGATTTTACGTGAAAGAGCAGCACGTCTTGCTAAAGAAACAGGGAAGTCATACAGAAGCgtcatgcagcagcagaatggcACAGTAGCATCGTCTGAACTCTTTCGCAAAGCTCTAATGCGGCCCtgggttcttctttttcgcgAGCCAATCGTGTTAATTGCCGCCACCTATCTGGCGATAATATACGGGACAATCTACATGTTTATGCCTGCATTGCCAATTGTCTATCAACGCGGCCGGGGGTGGAGTGAAGGCCTAGGAGGTTTGGCATTTTTAGGTCTTATCTGTGGCATGATAATTGGACTTATATATGCCATCATCGATGACAACCGATATAAGAAACTCGGCCAGTCGGCAACGCCCGAGTCCAGGTTGCCCCAAGGAGCTGTTGGTGCCGTTGCTTTACCCGTCGGCCTCTTCGCTTTTGCGTGGACTAATTCGCCAAGTATACACTGGGCCGTTAGCATTACTCTTTCTGCTCCATTTGGTTTCGGTTGTGTTCTGGTCTTTCTATCATGCCTCAACTACTTGATTGACTCGTACACTATATATGCAGCATCGGTACTTGGGGCTTCGGCAATGCTCAGGGCATTTTTTGGCGTGGCATTCCCGCTGTTCACAGACCAGATGTATGATAATCTTGGCATACACTGGGCAAGCACAATACCTGCTTTCTTAACGCTTACATGCTTGCCATTCCCATTTGTTATGCTCAAGTTTGGCCAGACATTGAGACTGAAATGCAAGTAcgcgcaagaagcagcaaatctaGGAGCACGGATGCAAGCGAAATCCGATCCTGAAACAAGTGGCAGTGAATGA
- a CDS encoding major facilitator superfamily domain-containing protein, which yields MRDLIREAPIGQLLRLITRNGILKYPEEEEGFKLPNEYIAHLNPSEKHDQHRNLDAVLSESGEGANSESSESIGQEGDDVEHLGRTRTTTSVHTAPYSNERLEAERELALQRTKSIVISPQKTADGVVLVDWYTTDDPANPQNWSRLKRYFVLFVLCFYTWTVYCAGPIYATAEEGIQRAFHVSPVASTLGLGLYVLAYGIGDLLFAPLSEIPSIGRNHIYYLTYIVYWVLSFPEAVVDSFGGLLALRFWLGFFGSPALANGGATVGDMFSLMYIPFGLSWWVFSAWAGPAIGPVIGGFAAQAKGWRWPMWEIVWMSSLALASLLLFMPETSAPTILLRRARRLRKLTGDSRLQSQSEINQRHMSPSAVLFDALVKPMEIMMKDPAIFFVNLYTGYFYGVFYTFFEVFPLVFPVMYGFNLGQTGLTFLSCLVGVIIGLAAYFAYLQFYMVPDNIKRGFREQEHRLVPAIIGSFLLPIGLFIFAWTANPSIHWVVPLIGVAIFCFGHFWTMQSLFIYIPLSYPKYAASLFASNSIWRSGIAGGAVVFARPLFINLGVDKGVTVLAGLSVMGIFGTTAIYIFGKRLRARSKFAQS from the coding sequence ATGCGAGATCTCATCAGGGAAGCGCCCATAGGCCAGCTACTTCGCCTGATTACGCGAAACGGAATTCTTAAATACccggaagaggaagagggttTTAAGCTACCCAATGAATATATCGCCCACCTTAATCCAAGCGAGAAACATGATCAGCATCGGAATTTGGACGCAGTACTGTCTGAATCTGGCGAAGGGGCAAATTCCGAAAGCTCTGAATCAATTGGTCAAGAGGGTGATGATGTAGAGCATCTCGGACGAACAAGAACAACCACCAGTGTCCATACCGCCCCATACAGCAACGAGCGACTAGAGGCTGAAAGAGAACTAGCACTGCAACGTACCAAATCTATTGTGATCAGTCCTCAAAAGACTGCAGATGGCGTTGTTCTTGTCGATTGGTATACCACAGATGACCCAGCCAATCCTCAGAATTGGTCTCGACTCAAACGCTACTTCGTCCTGTTTGTTCTCTGCTTTTACACATGGACAGTGTACTGCGCTGGGCCCATCTACGCCACCGCTGAGGAGGGAATCCAGCGTGCGTTTCATGTCAGTCCTGTCGCTTCTACCCTCGGTCTTGGGCTCTACGTCCTCGCATATGGCATTGGCGACCTCCTTTTCGCGCCTTTATCCGAAATCCCGAGCATCGGAAGGAATCATATTTACTATTTGACATATATTGTCTACTGGGTTCTATCCTTTCCGGAAGCGGTCGTCGATAGCTTTGGTGGACTTTTGGCCCTGCGGTTTTGGCTTGGATTTTTTGGCAGCCCAGCCTTGGCTAATGGCGGTGCTACAGTTGGAGACATGTTCTCTCTTATGTATATCCCCTTTGGTCTTTCGTGGTGGGTATTCTCTGCGTGGGCAGGACCTGCAATTGGACCTGTGATTGGTGGTTTCGCAGCGCAAGCCaaaggctggagatggccCATGTGGGAAATTGTGTGGATGTCTTCTCTTGCGCTGGCTTCCCTACTACTTTTTATGCCTGAGACCTCGGCACCAACTATTCTGTTGAGACGTGCACGGCGACTTCGCAAGCTGACCGGCGATTCGAGACTTCAGTCGCAGAGCGAGATCAATCAGCGCCATATGAGCCCATCTGCAGTCCTCTTTGATGCGTTGGTCAAGCCTATGGAGATTATGATGAAGGATCCAGCCATTTTCTTCGTTAACCTTTACACCGGTTACTTCTACGGCGTCTTCTATACATTTTTTGAGGTCTTTCCTCTCGTCTTTCCAGTAATGTATGGATTCAACCTTGGACAGACCGGCCTTAcattcttgtcttgtcttgtcggCGTCATCATCGGGCTTGCTGCCTATTTTGCGTACCTGCAGTTCTATATGGTTCCCGACAATATTAAACGTGGCTTCAGAGAACAGGAACACCGTCTTGTTCCGGCCATTATTGGATCCTTTTTGCTGCCAATCGGGCTATTCATTTTTGCATGGACAGCCAATCCTAGCATTCATTGGGTGGTGCCTCTTATTGGAGTGGCTATTTTCTGCTTTGGACACTTTTGGACGATGCAATCTCTATTCATCTACATCCCGCTATCTTACCCTAAATACGCTGCCTCTCTATTCGCTAGCAACAGCATTTGGAGATCTGGCATTGCTGGCGGTGCTGTTGTCTTTGCAAGGCCTCTCTTTATCAACTTGGGCGTTGATAAGGGCGTGACGGTTCTCGCTGGACTCAGTGTGATGGGAATTTTCGGTACAACAGCCATTTATATCTTCGGCAAGAGGCTCCGTGCTAGATCAAAGTTTGCCCAGAGCTAG
- a CDS encoding transmembrane amino acid transporter protein domain-containing protein, producing MAKAPETSYGVDRIETALGNEEEGTDWSKQADESDFEVFRREEGAVDFRTVTWPHASVIFLKYIFATGVLSIPSCMFVLGAFPGAINVVAWTMLNTYCAIIQGNFRNSHPRCHSIADMAQLVGGPWLREVVSILFLLAYIICAASGILGVSEGLNALSDHAICTQWFTFVATVIVAALASVRKFEKMAWLAWLGFGSAFVAVLIVVIGVTRLDRPAAAPQTGDFDLGFHAIGSPTFVAGVTAAATIFCSSAATSAFLPVISEMKKPKDYPKAVYLSMTIVTTSYLAFSLVMYRWCGQWIASPSLGSAGPVIKKVAYGVGIIGLCVSACLYVHIGSKYLFVRVLRNSPHLQLNSVIHWATWFSITAGVSAVSFVVASGIPIFNYILALAGSLCFAPLAISLPAYLWLHDHRDWRTGGYLKAAAWTWNAFLILVGAFMTVGATYGVIQEIINVYADGTIGSAFSCADNSNSS from the exons ATGGCTAAGGCACCCGAGACGAGCTATGGGGTTGACCGTATCGAAACGGCCCTTGGAAACGAAGAGGAGGGCACCGATTGGTCGAAACAGGCCGATGAAAGCGACTTTGAAGTTTTtaggagagaagaaggtgctGTCGACTTTCGGACCGTAACTTGGCCTCATGCGTCTGTAATCTTCCTTAAAT ACATCTTCGCTACCGGGGTACTTTCTATTCCGTCTTGCATGTTTGTCCTGGGCGCGTTTCCTGGGGCAATCAACGTTGTCGCTTGGACGATGCTTAATACATATTGCGCCATCATTCAAGGCAACTTTCGGAACTCTCACCCCCGTTGTCACTCAATCGCAGACATGGCGCAGCTGGTTGGCGGACCTTGGCTACGAGAGGTTGTGAGCATCTTGTTTCTGCTGGCTTACATCATTTGCGCAGCCTCTGGGATTTTGGGTGTCTCGGAGGGCCTTAATGCTCTATCTGATCACGCAATCTGTACACAGTGGTTTACTTTTGTTGCTACTGTCATTGTGGCAGCACTTGCGAGTGTCAGAAAatttgagaagatggcctgGCTCGCCTGGTTGGGATTTGGTTCCGCCTTTGTTGCTGTCCTGATAGTGGT TATCGGTGTTACAAGGCTTGATCGCCCGGCAGCTGCTCCACAAACTGGCGACTTTGACCTGGGATTTCATGCAATTGGCTCCCCTACCTTTGTTGCAGGCGTAACAGCGGCAGCGACAATCTTCTGCTCCAGTGCCGCGACGTCTGCTTTCCTCCCAGTCATCTccgagatgaagaagccaaaagaTTATCCAAAGGCTGTCTACCTCTCCATGACCATTGTCACCACTTCTTACCttgctttctctcttgtcatgTACCGGTGGTGTGGACAGTGGATTGCCTCCCCATCGCTCGGCAGTGCTGGGCCTGTCATCAAGAAGGTGGCTTACGGCGTGGGAATCATTGGGCTCTGTGTCAGCGCCTGCCTATATGTCCACATTGGTTCCAAATATCTCTTTGTCCGCGTGCTGAGGAATTCTCCCCATTTGCAGCTCAACAGCGTTATCCATTGGGCTACCTGGTTTTCGATTACTGCTGGTGTCTCAGCCGTCAGCTTTGTTGTTGCATCAGGAATCCCCATCTTCAATTACATACTCGCCCTTGCAGGGAGTTTATGTTTTGCGCCTTTGGCAATATCTTTACCAGCCTACCTGTGGCTACACGATCATCGCGATTGGAGAACAGGAGGATATTTGAAGGCAGCCGCTTGGACGTGGAATGCttttctcatcctcgtcggcgCTTTCATGACAGTTGGAGCTACCTACGGTGTGATTCAAGAGATAATCAATGTGTATGCCGATGGAACAATTGGCTCTGCTTTTTCATGTGCTGATAATAGCAACTCTTCCTAA